A stretch of the Bacteroidales bacterium genome encodes the following:
- a CDS encoding DUF5060 domain-containing protein has product MRTLIAFLFPVLLISCNENSLIRYQMLTGEPRQYEKAEFHISVADTFARGYDSREVALDMVLESPAGKKLLLPAWWEGQGDGASIWKARFTPQEPGEYRYHFRLSRAGQDLYETESGGFFADTSGRDGFLHTGGLWTLVFDSGKPFRGIGENVAWESRSFEDPKYSYDYLLASLSRNEANFFRVWMCPWNFPVAWPQVSNTDRYASSEHVYNPDGIRRLDEVVEMIDSLDLYMMLAFNHHGGIMEGGGWELNPYNAVNGGPAATPAEFFTSPEAGARFRDQLRYIVARWGYSPHIGAWEFFNEVDNAVFTSSDSIRIPHEAVADWHREMAAYLKSIDPYGHIVTTSVSHREIEGMYALEELDLNQMHVYKRTKQIPEEILLYTGKYKKPFSWGEFGYEWDWNKDFSGFAEEMDNDYRTGLWYGLFHPTPILPMTWWWEFFDERNMTPYFRSVAEINKLMLESGQGSFDLLEAQAGMAEAYAVRCGETLFAYLLNDSGMAFSGEAEISLPGGDMEYSVRSYDPETREFLNAGPCRSAGGKLVIPGIKLENRQSRIFILTREGQE; this is encoded by the coding sequence ATGAGAACCCTGATTGCCTTCCTGTTTCCCGTGCTGCTGATCAGCTGCAATGAGAATTCCCTGATCCGGTACCAGATGCTGACCGGAGAACCCCGGCAATATGAAAAAGCAGAATTTCACATCTCGGTGGCTGATACCTTCGCCCGGGGGTATGATAGCAGGGAGGTGGCACTGGACATGGTCCTGGAATCCCCCGCGGGAAAGAAGCTGTTGCTGCCTGCATGGTGGGAAGGCCAGGGAGACGGTGCTTCCATATGGAAGGCCCGCTTCACCCCGCAGGAGCCGGGGGAATACAGGTACCACTTCCGCCTCAGCCGGGCAGGGCAGGACCTGTATGAGACAGAAAGCGGCGGCTTTTTTGCCGATACCTCGGGCAGGGATGGCTTCCTGCACACCGGCGGACTCTGGACCCTGGTATTTGACTCGGGGAAACCCTTCAGGGGCATCGGCGAAAACGTGGCCTGGGAGTCCAGGTCCTTCGAAGATCCGAAGTACAGTTATGATTACCTGCTGGCCAGCCTGTCCCGGAACGAAGCCAATTTCTTTCGGGTCTGGATGTGCCCCTGGAATTTCCCGGTAGCCTGGCCACAGGTGAGTAACACAGACCGCTATGCATCCTCGGAGCATGTTTATAACCCGGACGGGATCAGGCGGCTCGATGAGGTGGTGGAGATGATCGACAGCCTTGACCTTTACATGATGCTGGCCTTCAATCACCATGGCGGGATCATGGAAGGCGGGGGATGGGAACTGAACCCTTACAATGCGGTCAATGGCGGACCCGCGGCCACGCCGGCGGAATTTTTTACCTCCCCGGAGGCCGGGGCCCGGTTCAGAGACCAGCTCCGCTACATCGTGGCCAGGTGGGGATACAGCCCGCACATCGGTGCCTGGGAGTTTTTCAACGAGGTGGACAATGCCGTATTCACAAGCAGCGACAGCATCCGCATTCCCCACGAAGCCGTAGCGGACTGGCACCGCGAAATGGCTGCCTACCTGAAAAGCATTGACCCTTACGGGCATATCGTGACCACGAGCGTGTCGCACCGGGAAATCGAGGGCATGTATGCCCTGGAGGAGCTGGACCTGAACCAGATGCATGTGTACAAACGGACTAAACAGATTCCGGAAGAGATCCTCCTGTATACCGGAAAGTACAAAAAACCCTTCAGCTGGGGAGAATTCGGCTATGAATGGGACTGGAACAAGGACTTCTCCGGTTTTGCAGAGGAAATGGACAACGATTACCGGACCGGCCTGTGGTACGGGCTCTTCCACCCCACACCCATTCTCCCCATGACCTGGTGGTGGGAGTTCTTCGACGAGCGGAATATGACCCCCTATTTCAGGAGCGTGGCGGAGATCAACAAGCTGATGCTGGAATCCGGGCAGGGTTCTTTCGACCTGTTGGAGGCGCAGGCCGGAATGGCCGAGGCCTACGCGGTCCGCTGCGGCGAAACCCTGTTTGCCTACCTCCTGAATGATTCGGGCATGGCATTCAGCGGAGAAGCAGAGATCAGCCTGCCCGGCGGGGACATGGAATATTCGGTGCGGTCCTATGATCCTGAAACCAGGGAATTCCTAAACGCGGGGCCATGCCGGTCCGCCGGCGGAAAGCTGGTGATTCCCGGAATCAAACTGGAAAACAGGCAGTCGAGGATCTTCATCCTTACCAGGGAAGGCCAGGAATGA